One Pseudomonas sp. B21_DOA genomic window, TTGGGGGGACACTTGGGTCCAGGTTCCTGGTGGCTGGAAGCGCTGTATGGGGAAGGCTATGAGGACCAGCGTGGTTATTGCAATGGAAATTATGAAGACTTCAGCACCTTCAGAATGGTGGATGGACGGATTTGCACCATCTATCCAAGTTGCAACGAAAACACGGACGAGACTCCATGAACGCTGAATCCTTACCGACAAGCGTTACCACCTTCATGCAAGGTGATATCCACGCCTGCCCGATGCGCGGGCATTCGACCAGTTTTCAATTGGTGAATGAGTTCGGAGATGGCACACCCTACGCCGGCTTGGCATATGAGATCACCGACTACGAAGATACCGTTCATACTGGAAAACTGGATGCGAAAGGCTGGGCAAAGGTAAACAACCACCATTGTGGCCCGGTAGTGCTCAAGCTGAATAAGCCTTTTCAAGGAGCAGAAGCGCTGTATCGAGACTTGAGAAAAAGACTGGACTACCCCTTCCCATCACCGAACTCCAAGTCCGCGCCGAAAAAACCCGCTTCTTCCACAAAACAGGCACTCGCACCCAGGCAAACCCCGCCAGGGACCTGCCCGAAACCGACGCGTACTGTCAGGTCGAAGTCAGTGAACTGGTAAAGCACATCGCCCACCTGCCACCACTGGTTGCTCGTCGCGACCCTCCGAAGAGGGCGGCGCACAAGCTCATGCGATCGGCGGCGAAGTCCAGAGACTTCACGCTCGTCGATAAAACTTCTGCGGATGGCGGACTGCACACAATCTTGAGTGCGGCGGAGATGGCCACCGTCGAACTGGGGTTTTCCCCGCCGCCGCCCAAGGGCGTCGCACTGCTGCCGAACAAACACCATGTGCTGGAAGTACGGCCGATGAGAGCGCTACGGCCAATGCTGTCGACAGGCGAAGCGTTCTGCGCGCTTAACCTTTATCAGCTGTCGGTGATGGCGACGCTGAGCTACACCGATTTCGGACAGGAACCCAACACTCAACCGGTGCAGACCGACACGGTAAGCTTTCCGCTACAGCCCAGCAGCGGCAACTGGTTCGGCCACGCGCTACCGCAGTTCGACGAGTTGTGGAAGGTCGATGACTCGCAAACGCAGAAATACTACCCACTGTACGAAGACGTGCCGTATTCGAAACGCTTGGAAGTGGTGCCGTTCGACCCGAACCTTTACCCCGAAGTGAATGACCCCGCGTTGGGCGACGAACAAGAACACCCGGCCAAGTTGCACTGTCTCGATGACCGTAACAAAGACAACAGTACTGATACCCAAGCTTTCATCTGCCACCACGACGAGTTGATCCTGATCAGCGTGCGAGGTACCAGTGAGATCTGGCCCGACGGCCGGCGTGACGGGGATGCCTATCAGGTTCCCTTTGCCGAAGGCGAAGGCAAAGTGCACCGCGGTTTCTACGGTGGCGCTTTGGCGGCTTATCCATTCATCGTGACTTATCTGGAAAAATTCTACAGCGGGCAAAAGCTGCTGATCACGGGTCACAGTCTGGGCGGTGCAGTTGCACTGATCCTGTCCGAGATGCTGAGACGCAACCTGGAGTTCTCCCCGCAAATCGTGCTCTACACCTACGGCGCCCCCGCGCCGGCGACACTACCTTCATCGAAAGCGCCAGATCGCTGGTGCATCACCGCATCGTCAATCAGAACGATCCGAGCGTGCCGGCGACCTGGATGAACACCTTTGCCAAGCCTGGGCCGATGTACGCAACCAACGCCGTGGTGCTGGGCTTCAACCCGGTCGCCGGCCTCGGCCTGCTGATCTGGGGAATCATCAATTTCTTTGGCGACGACTATGGGCATCACGGTGCTTTGCGCCATTTCATGCCCGTTGAGTTCGACAAGGACCACCGATCCTCCCTTCTCTGGGAGCCGGGTTGCAGCACGATCGTCGATCACGGCTGCGCCAAGGCCCTGCGCGCTACCAACGGCTTGCCCGAACGCGGATCGTTTCTACGGCAGTTGTTCGACCGGGGTCACCACTCAATGGTCGGCAGCTACATCCCCGGCTGCTGGGCCAGCTTGCGCCGTTGGCAGGAAGCACTGCAGCGCAAGCGTTCGCTGGTGACCAATCGCGAATACGAGTGGATCAGCAGCGCCCTGGAGAATATTCAGCAACAGCTGCGGGCCGTTAAGCGCGATCTGCAAAACAACCACCGTTCTTACGTGCGAGAGCAGGAGCGCGCGCACAAGACGCTGATGCTCAATCAGGAAATAGACAAGATCAGCATGACCAAGGCCCGCCTGACAGCGCTGCGCAGTCAACGGGTCACCGAGGTCGACGTTTACGGCAGCTATGCCGACCAGCCCGAATGGGTCGAGGAAAGTCTGCTGCGCTGGAACGCCCACCCTGAAAAGCTGGTTCAGGAGCAACTGGCGATGATTCCGCCAGCCGCTGAAGACCACGACGCCGCTATCGCCGCGATGACCGGTGGGCATGCGGTTGGCGCGCCGTTTCAGCTGGATATTGATTCGATTGTGTAGCGCCTGAACAACGGGCGGGCAAAATATGGCTGTGCCAGAATCCAACGCTCGAAAATGCGATCACTCTACAGGAGCTTCATTTCATGGAACTGAAACCACTGTTTTTCGCCGCGCTCATGTGGCTGCCCATCACCCATGCGTCAGCGGAAACCCCACCATTGGACGGCCATTACTACCTGACCGGCGCAATGGAAATGGGCGCCGAGTTGCTGTTGCGAAAGGACGGCACCTTTGATGCCGGTGTGGCCTATGGCAGCGCCGACGGCTTTGCCAAAGGCACCTGGAAGGTGGAAAACCAGACAGTGGTGCTGAAGAGCAAAACCAAGCCTGCCTCCAACAGCGATCTGGGCGGGCTGTTCCAGGACCTGCAATTGGCGATCGAGCCAAACTGCCTGGCCGTGGATTTCGGCAACGGCAAGGCTTGCTTCCGACGCCAGTAAGCCAAGAGGCAGCCACAAAAAATGGGCACCCGACCGCAATCGGTGTGCCCATTTTTCATTTGCAGTTCTCCCCGTTATTCAGGGGAGCACGCCGCCATCAAGGATTGACGCTGTCTTTCAACGACTTGCCTGGCTTGAACGCCACGGTGTTGCTGGCCTTGATTTTGACCGGTTCGCCGGTCTGCGGGTTTTTGCCGGTGCGGGCGCCGCGGTGGCGTTGCAGGAAGGTGCCGAAGCCGACCAGCGTCACGCTGTCCTTGCGGTGCAGGGCGCCGGTGATTTCTTCGAGGACGGCGTTCAGGACGCGGTTGGCCTGTTCTTTGGTCAAGTCTGCCTTTTCGGCGATTGCAGCGGCGAGTTCTGGTTTACGCATTAGTGAAGCCCCTTTGACGGTTTTTTGTTGTTATGTCCGTGCTGTTCTCGTTGGAACAGCGCCCGACGCGCCGCAGGCTCTACTCTGCGGCAGACGGGAGTGAGAATGGCACGCCGCCAGCGGCGGCGCCAGTCTCCCCACGACCTTTGTCGGGGCAAAAGAGCGGTGTTTACGACAGAACGACCGGCATTTACGCCAGCAGCGGCGGCAGCTGTTTGTTCAGGGCCAGTTTTTCCATGACCGCCCCGCCGGTCAGGGCGTAACCGAGCAAATGACCGTCGGCACTGTGGCACAGCGCTTTGATATCGGCGCCCTGTCCTTCCACGCTCCAGACACCTTCGCTGCCGCGCGGCGGCGGCGACACCACCAGCGGGCACACCGGGGTTTTCACGGTGATCGGCATCGGCCCGTAGCTGACCGCGGTCGGGTTTCCGGCGAGGGTTTGCGCCAACGCGCGCGCGCAACTCATCAGCGGCATAACGTAGAGCAGATTGAGCCCGTCGACTTCAGCGCAATCGCCCAGGGCGTAGATATTGGCGTGGGAGGTTTTCAGGTAACGATCGACCATCACGCCGCGATTGACCTGCACGCCGGCAGCCGCCGCCAGATCGATGCGTGGGCGCAGGCCGATCGCCGAGACCACGACATCGCAAGGGATGACCTCACCGTCGGACAGGTGCGCTTCGAGGCCATCGGCGACTTTCTCCAGCCGGGTCAACACCGGGCCGAGGTGAAACTTCGCCCCGATACTTTCCAGCCCGGCCTGCACGGCCGCCGCAGCGGCAGGATGCAAGAGCATCGGCATGACCTGTTCGCACGGCGCGACCAGTTGCACTTCGTAGCCGCCGAGAATCAGGTCATTGGCGAATTCGCAGCCGATCAACCCGGCGCCGAGCAACAACACCCGACGCTTGCCCGCCGCCGCGGCACGGAAGCGCGCGTAGTCTTCGAGATCGTTGATCGGGAATACCAGTTCCGCGCCGTCGCCTTCGATCGGCACGCGCACGGTTTCCGCGCCCCAGGCCAGAATCAGGTCGCGATAGGGCACGGCTTCTTCACCGATCCACAAGCGTTTGTGGCC contains:
- a CDS encoding HU family DNA-binding protein; its protein translation is MRKPELAAAIAEKADLTKEQANRVLNAVLEEITGALHRKDSVTLVGFGTFLQRHRGARTGKNPQTGEPVKIKASNTVAFKPGKSLKDSVNP
- a CDS encoding FAD-dependent oxidoreductase, whose amino-acid sequence is MSAPVVIIGTGLAGYNLAREFRKLDSETPLLLITADDGRSYSKPMLSTGFGKHKDADGLSMAEPGAMAEQLKAEVRTHTRISGIDAGHKRLWIGEEAVPYRDLILAWGAETVRVPIEGDGAELVFPINDLEDYARFRAAAAGKRRVLLLGAGLIGCEFANDLILGGYEVQLVAPCEQVMPMLLHPAAAAAVQAGLESIGAKFHLGPVLTRLEKVADGLEAHLSDGEVIPCDVVVSAIGLRPRIDLAAAAGVQVNRGVMVDRYLKTSHANIYALGDCAEVDGLNLLYVMPLMSCARALAQTLAGNPTAVSYGPMPITVKTPVCPLVVSPPPRGSEGVWSVEGQGADIKALCHSADGHLLGYALTGGAVMEKLALNKQLPPLLA